In Rhodobacter xanthinilyticus, a single window of DNA contains:
- the tpiA gene encoding triose-phosphate isomerase, producing MRRKLAAGNWKMNGTGASLAEVEALIAAHPNPGCEVLLCPPATLVGAMAAKAAGRIGVGGQDCHSATSGAHTGDISARMLKDAGATHVILGHSERRADHAETDAMVRAKAEAARTEGLVAVICLGETEAQRDAGTTLEVVGRQLFGSTPEGATGTNTVIAYEPIWAIGTGRTPTLAQIAEVHDFLRSELVGRFGAEGGLIRLLYGGSVKPSNAAEIFATSNVDGALVGGASLKAADFGAIISALERA from the coding sequence ATGCGCAGAAAACTCGCGGCAGGCAATTGGAAGATGAATGGCACGGGCGCGAGCCTGGCCGAGGTGGAGGCGCTGATCGCGGCGCATCCGAACCCGGGCTGCGAGGTGCTGCTGTGCCCGCCCGCCACGCTGGTGGGCGCGATGGCGGCCAAGGCTGCGGGCCGGATCGGCGTCGGCGGTCAGGATTGCCACAGCGCGACATCGGGCGCCCATACCGGCGATATCTCGGCCCGGATGCTCAAGGATGCGGGCGCGACCCATGTGATCCTCGGCCATTCCGAGCGCCGCGCCGATCACGCCGAAACTGACGCCATGGTGCGCGCCAAGGCCGAAGCCGCGCGCACAGAGGGGCTTGTCGCGGTGATTTGCCTCGGCGAGACCGAGGCCCAGCGCGATGCGGGCACCACGCTCGAGGTGGTCGGGCGCCAGCTCTTCGGCTCGACCCCCGAGGGCGCGACCGGCACCAACACGGTGATCGCCTATGAGCCGATCTGGGCGATTGGCACCGGCCGCACGCCGACGCTCGCGCAGATCGCCGAAGTGCATGATTTCCTGCGCTCCGAACTCGTCGGCCGGTTTGGCGCCGAGGGCGGGCTGATCCGGCTCCTCTACGGCGGCTCGGTCAAACCCTCGAACGCGGCCGAGATCTTCGCGACCTCGAATGTGGATGGCGCGCTGGTCGGCGGCGCCTCGCTGAAAGCCGCCGATTTCGGCGCGATCATCAGCGCGCTCGAGCGGGCCTGA
- a CDS encoding HesB/IscA family protein: protein MFAIPGKPPVTLTQAAIDQIARLMAREGAAGFRIGVKKGGCAGMEYTMEIAAEAGPMDIVVEEGAARVLIAPMAQMFLLGTEIDYEVGLLESGFKFRNPNVVEACGCGESVKFRDTAES from the coding sequence ATGTTCGCCATTCCCGGGAAACCGCCCGTCACCCTCACCCAGGCCGCGATCGACCAGATCGCGCGGCTGATGGCGCGCGAGGGCGCCGCGGGCTTCCGTATCGGGGTCAAGAAGGGCGGCTGCGCGGGCATGGAATATACGATGGAGATCGCGGCCGAGGCGGGGCCGATGGATATCGTCGTCGAGGAGGGCGCCGCGCGGGTGCTGATCGCGCCAATGGCGCAGATGTTCCTGCTCGGCACCGAGATCGACTATGAGGTGGGCCTCCTTGAGAGCGGCTTCAAATTCCGCAACCCCAATGTCGTCGAGGCCTGCGGCTGCGGCGAGTCGGTGAAATTCCGCGACACGGCGGAGAGCTGA
- a CDS encoding alkene reductase — MPQPMLFTQGQLGAIEIANRLVMAPLTRNRAPEGVPTDLTVEYYRQRASAGLIVTEGAQISPIGQGYAWTPGIHTEAQVAGWRKVTEAVHAAGGKIVVQLWHVGRISHPNVLGGAQPVAPSPIGAASKTFDGAGFVETAEPRALSLEEIAATVADYAHATRCARAAGFDGVEIHAANGYLIDQFLRDTSNQRTDAYGGAIENRVRFLTEVVDAVTGAWEPGRVGIRLSPFSNANNVGIDSDTPALFGAVIAALNARGLAFVHMVEGQTGGPREWPEGALEALRGEIRAPYIANNGYSRAMALEAVAAGRAAAVAFGRAFIANPDLVERLKRDAPLNPLRAELLYGGGAEGYTDYPTL, encoded by the coding sequence ATGCCCCAACCGATGCTTTTCACCCAAGGCCAGCTCGGCGCGATCGAGATCGCCAACCGTCTCGTCATGGCGCCCTTGACCCGCAACCGTGCGCCCGAGGGCGTGCCCACCGATCTGACGGTGGAATATTACCGCCAGCGCGCGAGCGCGGGGCTGATCGTGACCGAGGGCGCGCAGATCTCGCCGATCGGACAGGGCTATGCCTGGACGCCGGGCATTCACACCGAGGCGCAGGTCGCGGGCTGGCGCAAGGTCACCGAGGCGGTCCATGCGGCGGGCGGCAAGATCGTCGTGCAGCTGTGGCATGTCGGGCGGATCTCGCACCCCAATGTGCTGGGCGGCGCGCAGCCCGTGGCCCCCTCGCCGATCGGCGCGGCCTCGAAGACCTTTGACGGCGCGGGCTTTGTCGAGACGGCCGAGCCGCGCGCGCTGAGCCTCGAGGAGATCGCCGCGACGGTGGCCGATTACGCCCATGCCACGCGCTGCGCGCGCGCGGCGGGGTTTGATGGCGTCGAGATCCATGCCGCGAACGGCTATCTGATCGACCAGTTCCTGCGCGATACCTCGAACCAGCGCACCGATGCCTATGGCGGGGCGATCGAGAACCGGGTGCGGTTCCTGACCGAGGTGGTCGATGCGGTCACCGGCGCCTGGGAGCCCGGGCGGGTGGGCATCCGCCTCTCGCCCTTCTCGAACGCGAACAATGTGGGCATCGACAGCGACACGCCTGCGCTCTTTGGCGCGGTGATCGCGGCGCTCAATGCGCGCGGGCTCGCCTTCGTGCATATGGTCGAGGGCCAGACCGGCGGCCCGCGGGAGTGGCCCGAGGGCGCGCTCGAGGCGCTGCGCGGCGAGATCCGCGCGCCCTATATCGCCAACAACGGCTATAGCCGCGCGATGGCGCTCGAGGCGGTGGCGGCGGGGCGCGCGGCGGCGGTGGCCTTCGGGCGGGCGTTCATCGCCAACCCCGATCTGGTCGAGCGGCTCAAACGCGATGCGCCGCTCAACCCGCTGCGCGCCGAGCTCCTTTATGGCGGCGGCGCCGAGGGCTATACCGATTACCCGACGCTTTGA
- a CDS encoding cytochrome P450 translates to MQSLSQSPTDPGFVQDPYPFYDRIRAAGPFARWDDYDLTVSARATVVGAALRDRRLGREAPPGFAPEPPAHLAPFYAVEAQSMLELDGPRHARLRRLVARAFTSARIAALAPQITALADRLIDALPADGADLIEDFAKPLPVIVIARLLGVPEERAPDLLAWSNAMVAMYQARRTPEIEAEAVAATERFVAFLEGYIAERRRTPRDDLITDLIAAEEAGEQLSTAELISTCILLLNAGHEATVHSLGNGVKTLLESGAGAYWLTRNRVEGTVEELLRFDPPLHLFTRWVREDLEIAGQKFRRGDRIGLLLAGANRDPGPWETPATFSPGRPIQTHFSFGAGAHFCIGAPLARLEMSLALPALFKRLPALALDDAPRYADLYHFHGLERLRVRY, encoded by the coding sequence ATGCAAAGCCTCAGCCAATCGCCGACCGACCCCGGCTTCGTGCAAGACCCCTACCCGTTTTACGACCGCATCCGCGCGGCGGGGCCCTTCGCGCGCTGGGACGACTATGACCTCACGGTGAGCGCGCGGGCGACGGTGGTGGGGGCGGCGCTGCGCGACCGGCGGCTCGGGCGCGAGGCGCCTCCGGGCTTTGCGCCCGAACCGCCCGCCCATCTCGCGCCGTTCTACGCCGTCGAGGCGCAATCGATGCTCGAGCTTGACGGGCCGCGCCATGCGCGCCTGCGCCGGCTCGTCGCGCGCGCCTTCACCTCGGCGCGCATCGCCGCCCTCGCGCCACAGATCACCGCGCTCGCAGACCGGCTGATCGACGCGCTGCCCGCAGACGGGGCCGATCTGATCGAAGATTTCGCCAAACCCCTGCCGGTGATCGTGATCGCGCGGCTGCTCGGCGTGCCCGAGGAACGCGCGCCCGATCTGCTCGCCTGGTCGAACGCGATGGTCGCGATGTATCAGGCGCGGCGCACGCCCGAGATCGAGGCCGAAGCCGTCGCCGCGACCGAGCGCTTCGTGGCCTTCCTCGAGGGCTATATCGCCGAGCGCCGCCGCACGCCGCGCGATGACCTGATCACCGATCTGATCGCGGCCGAGGAAGCGGGCGAACAGCTCAGCACGGCCGAGCTGATCTCGACCTGCATCCTGCTTCTGAACGCAGGCCACGAGGCCACCGTCCACAGCCTCGGCAATGGCGTGAAGACCTTGCTCGAGAGCGGCGCGGGCGCCTATTGGCTCACCCGCAACCGCGTCGAGGGCACGGTGGAGGAGCTCTTGCGCTTCGACCCGCCGCTCCACCTCTTCACCCGCTGGGTGCGCGAAGATCTTGAAATCGCGGGGCAAAAGTTTCGGCGCGGCGATCGGATCGGGCTCCTGCTCGCCGGCGCGAACCGCGACCCGGGGCCCTGGGAGACGCCCGCAACCTTCTCCCCCGGCAGACCCATCCAGACCCATTTCAGCTTCGGCGCGGGGGCGCATTTTTGCATCGGCGCGCCGCTTGCGCGCCTCGAGATGAGCCTCGCGCTGCCCGCGCTCTTCAAACGGCTCCCCGCGCTCGCGCTCGACGACGCGCCGCGCTACGCCGATCTCTACCATTTCCACGGGCTCGAGCGGCTGCGCGTGCGGTACTGA
- a CDS encoding Lrp/AsnC family transcriptional regulator, translating into MAVRLDDMDRKILSQLQEDASQSLDEIARKVGSSKTPVWNRIRKMKELGVIGRQTVLLDPDSLGLEACFFVLIRTSEHEASWQQAFLKTLRERPEVLEAHRLAGDIDYILKVRVKNARAYDQFYQALISEVKIYNVTALLSMEEIKSTTLLPL; encoded by the coding sequence ATGGCCGTCCGGCTCGATGACATGGATCGCAAAATCCTCTCCCAGCTGCAGGAGGACGCCAGCCAGTCGCTCGACGAGATCGCGCGCAAGGTGGGCTCGTCGAAAACCCCGGTGTGGAACCGAATCCGCAAGATGAAGGAGCTCGGCGTGATCGGCCGCCAGACGGTGCTGCTGGACCCGGACTCGCTCGGGCTCGAGGCCTGTTTCTTCGTGCTGATCCGCACCTCGGAACATGAGGCGAGCTGGCAGCAGGCCTTCCTCAAGACCCTGCGCGAGCGCCCCGAAGTGCTCGAGGCGCACCGGCTGGCGGGGGATATCGATTATATCCTGAAGGTGCGGGTGAAGAACGCGCGCGCCTATGATCAATTCTATCAGGCGCTGATCTCCGAGGTGAAGATCTACAATGTCACCGCGCTGCTGAGCATGGAAGAGATCAAGTCGACGACGCTTCTGCCGCTCTGA
- a CDS encoding TRAP transporter large permease: MDVIILFVMVIGFMLIGVPIAISLGLSSMLFLLLWSDTSLASIAQALYQAMEGHATLLAIPFFILASSFMSTGGVAKRIIRFAVACVGHLPGGLAIAGVLACMLFAALSGSSPATVVAIGSIVISAMRQVGYSKDFAAGVICNAGTLGILIPPSIVMVVYASATDVSVGRMFLAGVIPGLLAGGMLMATILVIAIYKKLPKGEWQGWGEVWASFRDAFWGLMLIVIIMVGLYGIPGITGGIFTPTEAAAVAAVYAFLVANFVYRDMGPLDAGTAKIPLWKKPQALLTAFAHPGTRATLFEAGKLTVTLMFIIANALILKHVLTDEQIPQKITEALLGAGLGKIMFLVIVNVILLIGGQFMEPSGLILIVAPLVFPIAIELGVDPIHLGIIMVVNMEIGMITPPVGLNLFVTSGVAGMPIMRVVRAALPFLGVLFAFLILITYVPVLSTWLPTSVMGPETIVK; this comes from the coding sequence ATGGATGTCATCATTCTGTTTGTCATGGTGATCGGCTTCATGCTGATCGGCGTGCCGATCGCGATCTCGCTGGGGCTGAGCTCGATGCTCTTCCTGCTGCTGTGGTCAGATACCTCGCTCGCCTCGATCGCCCAGGCGCTTTACCAGGCGATGGAGGGCCATGCGACGCTGCTCGCGATCCCGTTCTTCATCCTCGCCTCGTCCTTCATGTCGACGGGGGGCGTGGCCAAACGCATCATCCGCTTCGCGGTGGCCTGCGTGGGGCACCTGCCGGGCGGGCTTGCGATCGCGGGGGTGCTGGCCTGCATGCTCTTCGCCGCGCTCTCGGGCTCCTCGCCCGCAACCGTGGTCGCGATCGGCTCGATCGTGATCTCGGCGATGCGCCAGGTCGGCTATTCGAAGGATTTCGCCGCCGGCGTGATCTGCAACGCGGGCACGCTGGGCATCCTGATCCCGCCCTCGATCGTGATGGTCGTCTATGCCTCGGCGACCGATGTCTCGGTGGGGCGGATGTTCCTTGCGGGGGTGATCCCGGGGCTTCTGGCCGGGGGGATGCTGATGGCCACGATCCTCGTCATCGCGATCTACAAGAAGCTGCCCAAGGGCGAATGGCAGGGCTGGGGCGAGGTCTGGGCGAGCTTTCGCGATGCCTTCTGGGGGCTGATGCTGATCGTGATCATCATGGTCGGGCTCTACGGCATCCCGGGCATCACCGGCGGGATCTTCACGCCCACCGAAGCCGCCGCCGTCGCCGCCGTCTATGCCTTCCTCGTGGCGAATTTCGTCTACCGCGACATGGGCCCGCTCGATGCCGGCACGGCGAAGATCCCGCTGTGGAAAAAACCGCAGGCGCTCCTGACGGCCTTCGCCCACCCGGGCACCCGCGCGACGCTCTTCGAGGCCGGCAAGCTCACCGTGACGCTCATGTTCATCATCGCCAACGCCTTGATCCTGAAACATGTTCTGACCGATGAACAGATCCCGCAGAAGATCACCGAAGCGCTCCTCGGCGCGGGCTTGGGCAAGATCATGTTCCTCGTGATCGTCAACGTGATCTTGCTGATCGGCGGGCAGTTCATGGAGCCCTCGGGGCTGATCCTGATCGTCGCGCCGCTGGTCTTCCCGATCGCGATCGAACTCGGCGTCGACCCGATCCATCTGGGGATCATCATGGTCGTGAACATGGAAATCGGGATGATCACGCCGCCGGTGGGGCTCAACCTCTTCGTGACCTCGGGCGTTGCGGGGATGCCGATCATGCGGGTCGTGCGTGCGGCGCTGCCGTTCCTTGGCGTGCTCTTCGCCTTCCTGATCCTGATCACCTATGTGCCGGTCCTGAGCACCTGGCTGCCGACCTCGGTCATGGGGCCCGAGACGATCGTCAAGTGA
- a CDS encoding TRAP transporter small permease, whose translation MSARYAPKTPLGRAVHAFEETAIAVILGLMTAITFINVVLRYVFNHSLLWGLEASLILFAWLVLFGMSYAVKVTAHLGVDAVLGMVSRGPRRVMALVSAALCLLYAVFLLKGAWDYFAPFAGLEQTSGRWFPTGFVKTRDQAWYETETIPMPGFLRFLEGSMNGGEEYRKLPRFIPYFILPFGSALLLFRLAQASWEVLRHRREALIVSHEAEDAVADVAHMNAEE comes from the coding sequence ATGAGCGCGAGATATGCGCCGAAAACCCCGCTCGGGCGGGCCGTCCACGCCTTTGAGGAGACCGCGATCGCGGTGATCCTCGGACTGATGACGGCGATCACCTTCATCAACGTGGTGCTGCGCTACGTGTTCAACCATTCGCTCCTGTGGGGGCTCGAGGCGTCGCTGATCCTGTTTGCCTGGCTCGTGCTCTTTGGCATGTCCTATGCGGTCAAGGTCACGGCGCATCTGGGTGTCGATGCGGTGCTGGGCATGGTCTCGCGCGGGCCGCGGCGCGTGATGGCGCTCGTCTCGGCGGCGCTCTGCCTGCTCTATGCGGTCTTCCTGCTCAAGGGCGCGTGGGATTATTTCGCCCCCTTCGCCGGGCTCGAGCAGACCAGCGGCCGCTGGTTCCCCACCGGCTTTGTGAAAACCCGCGATCAGGCCTGGTATGAGACCGAGACGATCCCGATGCCGGGCTTCCTGCGCTTTCTCGAGGGGTCGATGAACGGCGGCGAGGAATATCGCAAGCTGCCGCGGTTCATCCCCTATTTCATCCTGCCCTTCGGCTCGGCGCTGCTCCTGTTCCGGCTGGCGCAGGCGAGCTGGGAGGTGCTGCGCCACCGCCGCGAGGCGCTGATCGTCAGCCACGAGGCCGAAGACGCCGTGGCCGATGTCGCCCATATGAACGCCGAGGAGTGA
- a CDS encoding sensor histidine kinase yields MPSRPEPPPAGAPPDAAPREPILRRIGVLAAGLGLILWASVAVWQGALARGLIQLEERGAADLRLASNRLVAALAAYREVVAMAAAHPYIVARAEGAAEPGAETVGAVLRRIADQAGARDLALLTPSGEVLASSGGVAPGARLDPSAADLARAAQGAAGAFHFVDPATGERLFRYAAPVFSRAGPVAGLLALSFAAERVEAPGRGDPVPVWFTDAAGVVFVANRSEMLFAAEPGALRPAPLIGVDLVTGGGYLPRYGLLLTRDLPVIEMVGHSMADAGPLLRLARAQALSVALALFGFGAVILALLERRRTLAERLAAEARAKAELEARVAARTAELSAANDLLTRTQAELVQAGKLSALGQMSAGISHELNQPLMAIRSFAENAELLLERGRVPEAAATLGRISDMARRMGRIIKNLRAFARAETEPATRVGLAAVVESALELLQPRLAAAGIALDWRRPEGPAVVMGGEVRLAQVVVNLIANAIDAMEGRALRRLTIRIRPEGARVRLTIRDTGPGIAEPERIFDPFYSTKEPGSGEGMGLGLSISYGLVQGFGGTLTGENPPGGGALFTLGLVAAPEIGGEGGAR; encoded by the coding sequence ATGCCGTCGCGCCCTGAGCCGCCGCCTGCCGGGGCGCCGCCCGACGCCGCCCCGCGCGAGCCGATCCTGCGCCGGATCGGGGTTCTGGCGGCGGGGCTCGGGCTGATCCTCTGGGCCTCGGTTGCCGTCTGGCAAGGCGCGCTGGCCCGCGGTCTGATCCAGCTCGAGGAGCGCGGCGCGGCCGATCTGCGGCTCGCCTCGAACCGGCTCGTCGCGGCGCTCGCGGCCTATCGCGAGGTGGTCGCGATGGCGGCGGCCCATCCCTATATCGTGGCGCGGGCCGAGGGCGCGGCCGAGCCCGGCGCCGAGACCGTGGGCGCGGTGTTGCGCCGCATCGCCGATCAGGCCGGCGCGCGCGATCTGGCTCTGCTCACCCCGTCGGGCGAGGTGCTGGCGAGCTCGGGCGGCGTTGCGCCGGGCGCGCGGCTCGACCCCTCCGCGGCCGATCTTGCGCGCGCGGCGCAGGGCGCGGCAGGGGCCTTTCACTTCGTCGATCCGGCCACCGGCGAGCGGCTCTTTCGTTATGCGGCGCCGGTCTTTTCGCGCGCGGGGCCGGTCGCGGGGCTTCTGGCGCTGAGCTTTGCCGCCGAGCGGGTCGAGGCGCCCGGGCGGGGCGACCCGGTGCCGGTCTGGTTCACCGATGCGGCGGGGGTGGTCTTTGTCGCCAACCGCTCCGAGATGCTTTTCGCGGCGGAGCCCGGCGCGCTGCGCCCCGCGCCGCTGATCGGGGTCGATCTGGTCACCGGCGGCGGCTATCTGCCGCGCTATGGCCTCCTGCTCACGCGCGATCTGCCGGTGATCGAGATGGTGGGCCATTCGATGGCCGATGCCGGGCCGCTCCTGCGGCTCGCGCGGGCGCAGGCGCTCTCGGTGGCGCTGGCGCTCTTCGGCTTTGGTGCGGTGATCCTCGCGCTCCTCGAGCGGCGCCGGACCTTGGCCGAGCGCCTCGCCGCCGAGGCCCGCGCCAAGGCCGAGCTCGAGGCGCGGGTGGCGGCGCGCACCGCCGAGCTCAGCGCCGCCAATGACTTGCTCACCCGCACCCAGGCCGAGCTCGTGCAGGCGGGCAAACTCTCCGCGCTCGGCCAGATGTCGGCGGGGATCAGCCATGAGCTCAACCAGCCGCTGATGGCGATCCGCTCGTTTGCGGAAAACGCCGAGCTGCTGCTCGAGCGCGGCCGCGTGCCCGAGGCCGCCGCGACGCTTGGCCGGATCTCGGACATGGCGCGCCGGATGGGGCGGATCATCAAGAACCTGCGCGCCTTCGCCCGCGCCGAGACCGAGCCCGCGACGCGGGTGGGGCTCGCGGCGGTGGTGGAAAGCGCGCTTGAACTCTTGCAGCCCCGCCTTGCCGCCGCCGGGATCGCCCTTGATTGGCGCCGCCCCGAGGGGCCCGCGGTGGTGATGGGCGGCGAGGTGCGCCTTGCGCAGGTCGTCGTCAACCTGATCGCCAATGCGATCGACGCGATGGAGGGGCGGGCGCTGCGCCGCCTGACCATCCGCATCCGCCCCGAGGGGGCGCGGGTGCGCCTGACGATCCGCGACACCGGCCCCGGCATCGCCGAGCCCGAGCGGATCTTCGACCCGTTCTATTCGACCAAGGAGCCCGGCTCGGGCGAGGGGATGGGCCTTGGCCTCTCGATCTCCTATGGTCTGGTGCAGGGCTTTGGCGGCACGCTCACAGGCGAGAACCCGCCCGGCGGCGGGGCGCTCTTCACGCTCGGGCTGGTCGCGGCGCCCGAGATCGGCGGCGAGGGAGGGGCGCGATGA
- a CDS encoding DUF2849 domain-containing protein: protein MSRKFTPKVVTANDLREGFVVYMTAAGAWSEHHHEAELIEDEAIAELRLIAAMGQGERVVGAYLAEARAGAAGPEPVHFREAFRTRGPSNYAHGKQETAHV from the coding sequence ATGAGCCGCAAATTCACCCCGAAAGTCGTCACCGCGAACGACCTGCGCGAAGGCTTCGTGGTCTATATGACCGCCGCGGGCGCCTGGTCGGAGCACCACCACGAGGCCGAGCTCATCGAGGATGAGGCGATCGCCGAGCTGCGGCTGATCGCGGCGATGGGCCAGGGCGAGCGTGTGGTCGGCGCCTATCTGGCCGAGGCGCGCGCCGGCGCCGCGGGCCCCGAGCCCGTCCATTTCCGCGAGGCTTTCCGCACGCGCGGGCCCTCGAACTACGCCCACGGCAAGCAGGAGACCGCGCATGTATAA
- a CDS encoding TRAP transporter substrate-binding protein, which produces MKFSATLAALALTTSASAALAAGACDPGEMVIKFSHVTNADKHPKGIAAQLFADRVNTEMNGKVCVEVYPNSTLYDDDQVLEAMLQGDVQMAAPSLSKFEAFTKVFNLFDLPFMFKNMEAVDAFQTSEMGQEMKGSMERRGLKGLEFWHSGLKQFSAKKPLLLPSDAKGLKFRVQPSDVLVAQMQALGASPQPMAFSEVYGALQTGVVDGQENTWSNSYGQKYYEVQDSITETNHGLLDYLVVVSTDWWDSLDPAVAEQIATILNEVTLERNAAVNEVEMQARQSILDAGGKINELTPEQRQAWVDAMKPVWAQFAEGVGQDKIDAAQAINAAH; this is translated from the coding sequence ATCAAATTCAGCGCGACCCTCGCGGCGCTTGCCCTCACCACCTCGGCCAGCGCGGCGCTCGCCGCCGGCGCCTGCGACCCGGGCGAAATGGTGATCAAGTTCAGCCATGTGACGAACGCCGACAAACATCCCAAGGGCATCGCCGCGCAGCTCTTCGCCGACCGGGTGAACACCGAGATGAACGGCAAGGTCTGCGTCGAGGTCTATCCGAACTCGACCCTTTACGATGATGATCAGGTGCTCGAGGCGATGCTGCAGGGCGATGTCCAGATGGCCGCGCCCTCGCTCTCGAAATTCGAGGCTTTCACCAAGGTTTTCAACCTCTTCGATCTGCCCTTCATGTTCAAGAACATGGAAGCCGTCGACGCCTTCCAGACCTCCGAGATGGGGCAGGAGATGAAGGGCTCGATGGAGCGGCGCGGGCTCAAGGGGCTCGAGTTCTGGCATTCGGGGCTCAAGCAATTCTCGGCCAAGAAGCCGCTCCTGCTGCCCTCCGATGCCAAGGGGCTGAAGTTCCGCGTGCAGCCCTCCGATGTGCTGGTGGCGCAGATGCAGGCGCTCGGCGCCTCGCCGCAGCCGATGGCGTTTTCCGAGGTCTATGGCGCGCTGCAGACCGGCGTGGTCGATGGTCAGGAGAACACCTGGTCGAACAGCTATGGCCAGAAATATTACGAGGTTCAGGACAGCATCACCGAGACCAACCACGGCCTGCTCGACTATCTCGTCGTGGTCTCGACCGATTGGTGGGACAGCCTCGACCCGGCGGTGGCCGAGCAGATCGCGACGATCCTGAACGAGGTGACGCTCGAGCGCAACGCGGCGGTGAACGAGGTCGAGATGCAGGCGCGTCAGTCGATCCTCGATGCCGGCGGCAAGATCAACGAGCTCACCCCCGAGCAGCGTCAGGCCTGGGTCGATGCGATGAAGCCGGTCTGGGCGCAATTCGCCGAAGGTGTCGGCCAGGACAAGATCGACGCGGCTCAGGCGATCAACGCCGCGCACTGA
- a CDS encoding sigma-54-dependent transcriptional regulator — MIGKVLLVDDDRAVREALGQTLDLAGLTPVLASSYIEAKDHVGPAFEGVVVSDIRMPGKDGFALLELVQKRDPELPVILLTGEGDVPMAVRGMAGGAFDFLEKPCAPKALLAVVEKALKTRAWVMENRKLSREAKRGDAAARMLVGASAVAEALREAARAAARSGAEVLITGAPGAGNAKVAEVIHLLSAAAPRAFVKQAAAGLAPETLGAEFARAEGGTLYLDEVADLPPPAQFALIELLEARPATRLIAGTYRDLAAEAQAGRFHPELFWKLEGVKLRIPSLAERPEDIPLLFRHYVQQACEQSNLPAPEITPELLAALMARDWPGNARALMAEALRFATGGAAPPAPEAAALGLAARMAQVERTLLTEALARAQGNATEAAAALKLPRKTFYDKLARHGLKPEDFRP, encoded by the coding sequence ATGATCGGCAAGGTGCTTTTGGTCGATGACGACCGGGCGGTGCGCGAGGCGCTGGGCCAGACGCTCGATCTGGCCGGGCTCACGCCGGTGCTCGCCTCGAGCTATATCGAGGCCAAGGATCACGTCGGGCCGGCCTTCGAGGGCGTCGTCGTCTCCGATATCCGAATGCCCGGCAAGGACGGCTTCGCGCTCCTCGAACTCGTGCAAAAACGCGACCCGGAGCTGCCGGTGATCTTGCTGACCGGCGAGGGCGATGTGCCGATGGCGGTGCGCGGGATGGCGGGGGGCGCTTTCGATTTCCTCGAAAAACCCTGCGCGCCCAAGGCGTTGCTGGCCGTGGTCGAAAAGGCGCTGAAGACCCGCGCCTGGGTGATGGAGAACCGCAAACTCTCGCGCGAGGCGAAACGCGGCGATGCGGCGGCGCGGATGCTGGTGGGGGCCTCGGCGGTGGCCGAGGCGCTGCGCGAGGCGGCGCGGGCGGCGGCGCGCTCGGGCGCCGAGGTCTTGATCACCGGCGCGCCGGGCGCGGGCAACGCCAAGGTCGCCGAGGTCATTCATCTGCTCTCCGCCGCCGCGCCGCGCGCCTTTGTCAAACAGGCCGCGGCCGGCCTCGCCCCGGAAACGCTCGGCGCGGAATTTGCCCGCGCCGAGGGCGGCACGCTCTACCTCGACGAGGTGGCCGACCTGCCGCCGCCCGCCCAATTCGCCCTGATCGAGCTGCTCGAGGCGCGCCCCGCAACGCGGCTGATCGCGGGCACCTATCGCGACCTCGCCGCCGAGGCGCAGGCCGGGCGCTTCCACCCCGAGCTCTTCTGGAAGCTCGAAGGCGTCAAGCTGCGCATCCCCTCGCTCGCCGAGCGCCCCGAGGATATCCCGCTGCTCTTTCGCCACTACGTCCAGCAGGCCTGCGAGCAATCGAACCTGCCCGCGCCCGAGATCACCCCCGAGCTACTGGCCGCGCTGATGGCGCGCGATTGGCCGGGCAATGCGCGCGCGCTGATGGCGGAGGCGCTGCGCTTTGCCACCGGCGGCGCCGCGCCCCCCGCGCCCGAGGCCGCGGCGCTGGGCCTGGCCGCGCGGATGGCCCAAGTCGAGCGCACGCTCTTGACCGAGGCGCTCGCCCGCGCACAGGGCAACGCCACCGAGGCCGCCGCGGCGCTGAAACTGCCGCGCAAGACCTTCTACGACAAACTCGCGCGCCATGGCCTCAAACCCGAAGATTTCCGCCCCTGA
- a CDS encoding GNAT family N-acetyltransferase, whose product MSLTIRPVEGPDRAAWETLFRGYAAFYATDPAPVLERVWGWVTDPEEPYWAEIAWGEAGQALGLVQYSLMHRSLSGGAVVYLSDLFTQPAARGLGVGRALIERVRAFARENGYPSVRWLTAETNAPARALYDSFAPASGFILYAVAP is encoded by the coding sequence ATGAGCCTGACGATCCGCCCGGTGGAGGGACCCGACCGCGCCGCATGGGAGACGCTGTTTCGCGGCTATGCGGCCTTTTACGCGACCGATCCGGCGCCGGTGCTCGAGCGGGTCTGGGGCTGGGTCACCGACCCTGAGGAACCCTATTGGGCTGAGATCGCTTGGGGCGAGGCCGGCCAAGCCCTTGGTCTTGTGCAATATTCGCTGATGCATCGCTCGCTTTCGGGCGGGGCGGTGGTCTATCTCTCCGATCTCTTCACCCAGCCCGCGGCGCGCGGGCTGGGCGTCGGGCGGGCGCTGATCGAGCGGGTGCGGGCGTTTGCGCGCGAGAACGGTTACCCTTCGGTGCGCTGGCTCACCGCCGAGACGAATGCGCCGGCGCGCGCGCTTTATGACAGTTTCGCCCCGGCGTCGGGGTTCATCCTCTATGCCGTCGCGCCCTGA